The following proteins come from a genomic window of Shewanella halifaxensis HAW-EB4:
- a CDS encoding low molecular weight protein-tyrosine-phosphatase, translating into MGNICRSPSAEAMFRLKARAAQLDIEIDSAGTIAYHQGHSPDKRSIAAGVKRGLSFDGMRARQVEQTDFVDFDLILAADEQNLQDLKRICPKLYQSKLVLILDFCDFASNAAIYTEVPDPYYGEGDGFELVLDLLDNSCEQLVKRIQIK; encoded by the coding sequence ATGGGCAACATTTGTCGCTCTCCTTCGGCTGAGGCGATGTTTAGATTAAAAGCACGAGCAGCCCAGTTAGACATTGAGATAGATTCGGCTGGGACGATTGCTTATCACCAAGGGCATTCACCGGATAAGCGCTCTATCGCTGCCGGTGTTAAGCGAGGGTTGAGCTTTGATGGCATGAGAGCTAGGCAGGTTGAGCAAACTGACTTTGTCGATTTTGATTTGATATTAGCGGCAGATGAGCAAAACTTGCAGGACTTAAAGCGTATATGCCCTAAGCTATATCAGTCTAAGCTGGTGCTTATTTTAGACTTCTGCGATTTCGCATCTAATGCAGCAATTTATACTGAGGTGCCAGACCCATATTATGGGGAGGGTGATGGTTTTGAGTTGGTGCTAGATCTGCTCGATAATAGCTGCGAGCAACTGGTAAAACGTATTCAAATTAAATAG
- the hflX gene encoding GTPase HflX — translation MSTTMEQADTRALLISIRTPNTKIEDIDRSLEELGRLVSTLGFTVFATQTQKQSSTQRLSVLGAGKLEELARMTKELDDVEQRDSLANIDEQELNEFLIESKTQLHANVVVFDCELSPMQLRNVENVLGVEVFDRTGIIIEIFSRHANTRTARLQVELARLNYLTPRLRSDHGGDRERQSGRGVGESLFATERRKIRDKQAELRRELKKVQEVMQEQRSSRIETPCVALVGYTNAGKSSLMRALTGSDVLVEDKLFATLDTTVRALSPDTQPRILISDTVGFINKLPHDLIASFHSTLEEAKGATLLLYVVDASDKDFRTQLKVVDAALPQSHLNSNNRLLLLNKVDCLTPIERQALSCEFPNALQISTRNDDDISLVHQAIQDVIAEQMCTACFNIPYTASGIMGEIHGKMQVIEEEYHENGMRITLKASAASLERLNKMLQQQ, via the coding sequence ATGTCTACGACCATGGAACAAGCTGATACTCGTGCATTATTAATCTCAATTCGCACTCCTAATACAAAAATAGAGGATATTGATAGATCGTTAGAGGAGTTGGGACGTTTAGTCAGCACGCTTGGTTTTACTGTTTTTGCAACGCAAACTCAGAAGCAGAGTTCGACTCAGCGTTTATCGGTGCTAGGCGCGGGCAAGCTCGAAGAGTTGGCCAGAATGACAAAGGAACTTGATGATGTTGAACAAAGAGACTCTTTAGCGAACATTGATGAGCAAGAATTGAACGAATTTTTAATCGAATCTAAGACTCAGCTACATGCCAATGTTGTTGTGTTTGATTGTGAACTCAGTCCAATGCAGTTGCGTAATGTTGAGAATGTATTAGGCGTTGAAGTATTTGATCGAACTGGCATTATTATTGAAATTTTTAGCCGTCATGCCAATACACGAACGGCGCGGTTACAGGTTGAGCTAGCACGATTAAATTATTTAACCCCAAGGCTACGCAGTGATCATGGAGGAGACCGTGAACGTCAAAGTGGTCGAGGTGTTGGGGAGAGTTTGTTTGCTACCGAGCGTCGTAAAATTCGCGATAAGCAAGCCGAACTAAGGCGTGAACTTAAAAAAGTTCAAGAAGTGATGCAAGAGCAACGAAGCAGTCGTATCGAAACGCCTTGTGTCGCTTTAGTTGGGTATACCAATGCTGGAAAATCATCCTTGATGCGTGCTTTGACAGGCTCTGATGTATTGGTAGAAGACAAGTTATTTGCTACTTTAGATACCACTGTACGTGCCCTATCACCAGATACTCAACCTCGAATACTCATTTCAGATACGGTTGGGTTTATAAATAAATTACCACACGATTTAATCGCTTCATTCCACTCCACATTAGAGGAAGCGAAAGGCGCGACATTACTTTTGTATGTTGTCGATGCGAGTGATAAAGATTTTAGAACACAGTTAAAGGTCGTTGATGCTGCATTGCCGCAGTCACACCTTAATAGTAACAATCGCCTGTTACTGCTTAATAAAGTAGATTGTTTAACGCCAATAGAGCGACAAGCATTAAGCTGCGAGTTTCCTAATGCGTTGCAGATCTCCACACGTAATGATGATGACATAAGTTTAGTGCATCAAGCCATTCAAGATGTTATTGCAGAGCAGATGTGTACTGCCTGTTTTAATATCCCTTATACCGCTAGCGGTATTATGGGAGAGATCCACGGTAAGATGCAGGTGATAGAAGAGGAGTACCATGAAAATGGTATGAGGATAACGCTGAAAGCCAGCGCTGCCTCGCTAGAGCGGTTAAATAAAATGCTACAACAACAGTAG
- the ylqF gene encoding ribosome biogenesis GTPase YlqF, which translates to MAIQWYPGHMHKARKEIEEVMPQVDLVIEVLDARIPYSSENPMVQTLRGDKPCIKLLNKSDLADPETTQQWIEYLEREQGVKAMAITTLQASQVKKIPDLCRKFVPNRDKIEKDIRTMIMGIPNVGKSTIINTLAGRMIAKTGNEPAVTKTQQRINLRNGIVLSDTPGILWPKVDNEKSSYRLAVTGAIKDTAMEYEDVAMFAAEYFLQAYPEAIAERYKIKQMPDTDIELLEAIGRNRGALRPGGRIDLHKASEVLLHDFRAGRIGQLSLETPAMAEIEKAEVAKLLAEKEAKEEAKREQERLKRSGKRLS; encoded by the coding sequence ATGGCAATTCAGTGGTATCCAGGACACATGCACAAGGCACGAAAAGAGATCGAAGAGGTTATGCCTCAAGTCGATTTGGTGATAGAAGTGCTTGATGCAAGGATCCCTTATAGTAGTGAAAACCCAATGGTGCAAACACTGCGTGGTGATAAACCCTGTATTAAATTACTCAATAAATCTGACTTAGCCGATCCTGAGACCACCCAGCAGTGGATTGAATACCTAGAGCGAGAGCAAGGTGTAAAAGCAATGGCCATTACGACATTGCAAGCATCACAAGTTAAGAAAATTCCAGACTTATGCCGTAAATTTGTCCCTAACCGTGACAAAATCGAAAAAGATATTCGTACCATGATCATGGGGATCCCTAACGTAGGTAAATCTACCATTATCAATACATTAGCAGGAAGAATGATCGCTAAAACCGGTAACGAGCCAGCCGTTACCAAAACTCAGCAACGCATCAATCTTCGAAACGGTATCGTGCTATCTGACACCCCTGGCATTTTGTGGCCTAAAGTCGATAACGAAAAAAGCAGCTATCGTCTCGCAGTAACAGGTGCGATTAAAGACACCGCGATGGAGTATGAAGACGTAGCCATGTTTGCTGCAGAATACTTCCTTCAAGCTTATCCAGAAGCGATTGCCGAGCGTTATAAGATCAAGCAGATGCCAGATACCGACATTGAGCTATTAGAAGCAATTGGCCGTAATCGCGGCGCACTGCGCCCAGGTGGAAGAATCGATCTTCACAAAGCTTCAGAGGTGCTGCTACATGATTTCCGAGCAGGCAGAATCGGCCAGTTATCACTTGAAACACCTGCAATGGCCGAAATCGAGAAAGCTGAAGTGGCTAAACTATTAGCAGAGAAAGAAGCGAAAGAAGAAGCAAAACGTGAACAAGAGCGTTTAAAGCGCTCAGGTAAGCGCTTAAGCTAA
- a CDS encoding isopenicillin N synthase family dioxygenase yields MRLKTIDYQASDAAERFVSSLKETGFGVLTNHPIDKDLVESIYQEWHAFFNTAEKRAFLFNPQTQDGFFPAEISETAKGHSVKDIKEYFHIYPWGRIPDSLKDNILKYYTNANALASELLEWVEQHSPAEVKQQFSIALPKMIENSQKTLLRVLHYPPMSGNEEPGAIRAAAHEDINLITVLPAANEPGLQVQLKDGEWIDVPSDFGNLIINIGDMLQEASGGYFPSTSHRVINPQGMDITKSRISLPLFLHPNPQVKLSEKYTADSYLMERLRELGVI; encoded by the coding sequence ATGAGATTAAAAACAATAGATTACCAAGCAAGCGATGCAGCAGAGAGATTTGTATCCTCACTAAAAGAAACCGGTTTTGGTGTGTTAACTAACCACCCTATCGATAAAGATCTGGTTGAGAGCATCTATCAAGAATGGCACGCATTTTTTAACACTGCAGAAAAGCGAGCATTTCTCTTTAATCCTCAAACACAAGACGGTTTTTTCCCAGCCGAAATATCTGAAACAGCCAAAGGTCACAGCGTAAAAGATATTAAAGAGTATTTTCATATCTACCCTTGGGGGCGCATTCCAGACTCTCTAAAGGACAATATTCTCAAATATTATACTAATGCTAATGCGCTAGCATCAGAGCTATTAGAGTGGGTAGAGCAACATTCGCCAGCAGAGGTGAAACAGCAGTTTTCGATTGCACTACCAAAGATGATAGAGAATAGTCAGAAAACACTATTACGTGTACTGCACTACCCTCCAATGTCGGGTAACGAAGAGCCCGGTGCTATTCGAGCCGCAGCTCATGAAGATATCAACTTAATTACCGTACTTCCTGCCGCCAATGAACCTGGACTGCAAGTACAGCTAAAAGATGGTGAGTGGATTGATGTACCGAGCGATTTTGGTAATTTAATCATTAACATTGGCGATATGCTTCAAGAAGCATCGGGAGGCTATTTTCCATCGACAAGCCACAGAGTCATCAATCCTCAAGGGATGGATATAACAAAGTCGCGGATCTCATTGCCACTATTCTTACATCCAAATCCACAAGTTAAATTGTCTGAGAAGTACACCGCTGATAGTTATCTGATGGAGCGTCTACGTGAATTAGGGGTAATTTAG
- a CDS encoding bifunctional methionine sulfoxide reductase B/A protein — translation MRKLTELEKHVIEQKGTERPFSGEYYQHDAPGVYCCKKCDAPLYRSESKFNAHCGWPAFDDEIEGAVKRNIDADGMRVEIVCAQCDAHLGHVFEGEMLTAKNIRHCVNSVSMAFKSADELIDKSSGTELATFGGGCFWCIEAVFSAIKGVSKVTSGYAGGTADDANYKAVCSGQTGHAEVVQIEFDPKEVSFERLLEVFWQSHDPTSLNRQGNDVGPQYRSVIFIHDESQAQVANNMIEDLTRVAAWPNPIVTQVVAYNGFFAAENYHNDYFELNGEQPYCQMVIKPKVDKVKALFADRLKK, via the coding sequence ATGCGTAAATTAACAGAACTTGAAAAGCATGTAATAGAGCAAAAGGGGACCGAGCGACCATTTAGCGGTGAGTATTACCAACATGATGCACCGGGAGTATATTGCTGTAAAAAGTGCGATGCGCCCTTATATCGCTCGGAAAGTAAGTTTAACGCCCATTGTGGCTGGCCAGCCTTTGATGATGAGATTGAAGGGGCGGTAAAGCGCAATATTGATGCAGACGGAATGCGAGTCGAAATTGTTTGCGCCCAGTGTGATGCTCATTTAGGTCATGTGTTTGAAGGGGAGATGTTGACGGCTAAAAATATCAGACACTGCGTCAATTCGGTCTCAATGGCTTTTAAATCAGCAGATGAACTTATAGATAAGTCCTCTGGTACAGAGTTAGCCACTTTTGGCGGAGGCTGCTTTTGGTGCATAGAGGCTGTATTTTCAGCGATTAAGGGCGTAAGTAAAGTGACTTCTGGTTATGCGGGAGGCACTGCTGATGATGCGAATTACAAAGCCGTGTGCAGCGGACAAACCGGTCATGCTGAGGTGGTACAGATTGAATTTGATCCTAAAGAGGTCAGTTTTGAGCGCTTGCTTGAGGTATTTTGGCAAAGCCACGATCCTACAAGCTTAAATCGACAAGGTAACGATGTTGGTCCCCAATACCGTTCGGTGATCTTTATTCATGACGAGTCTCAAGCTCAAGTCGCAAATAATATGATTGAGGACTTAACTAGAGTTGCAGCATGGCCTAATCCAATCGTGACTCAAGTTGTAGCTTACAACGGGTTTTTCGCTGCTGAAAATTACCATAACGATTATTTTGAATTAAATGGTGAGCAGCCATATTGTCAGATGGTCATAAAACCTAAGGTAGATAAAGTAAAAGCCTTGTTCGCGGATAGATTGAAGAAATAA
- a CDS encoding SulP family inorganic anion transporter yields MFDLIRHKTASHRADLLSGLTVALALVPEAVAFAFVAGVEPMVGLYAAFIMGLITALIGGRPGMISGATGAMAVVMVALVAEHGVQYLFAAVVLAGLIQVSAGVFKLGKFIRIVPYPVMIGFVNGLAIVIFLAQLGQFQTPDANGVMTWLPQNQLLLMLGLVALTMAIIQFLPKLTTAIPSSLAAILTVTLLVTFLNLDTRTVLDFLKAMSGNDNATIAGSLPTFSIPAVEFTLETLYIILPYSLILAAVGLIESLLTLTVIDEMTGTRGRGNKECIGQGVGNITSGFFGAMGGCAMIGQSMININSGGRGRLSGITAAVALLAFILFGSALIEMIPLAALVGVMFMVVLGTFEWASFKVMRKVPKHDAFVIILVTIVTVFTDLAFAVFVGVIVSALVFAWEHAKHINVEVSEDQNGWKVYKLNGPLFFGSVAEFLELFHAKTDPQDVIVDFQNSRVCDHSALDAIDTLAERYVGAGKRLHLRHLSRDCKKLLDKAGDLVEVNLIEDPHYKVADDKLDS; encoded by the coding sequence ATGTTCGATCTTATTCGTCACAAAACTGCTAGTCACAGAGCTGACTTACTTTCAGGGCTAACCGTTGCCCTTGCATTAGTTCCTGAGGCGGTTGCATTCGCATTCGTTGCAGGTGTTGAGCCTATGGTTGGCTTATATGCAGCTTTCATTATGGGTCTTATTACGGCGCTTATTGGTGGCCGTCCAGGTATGATCTCCGGTGCTACCGGAGCAATGGCCGTTGTAATGGTTGCGCTCGTTGCAGAGCATGGAGTTCAATACCTGTTTGCCGCCGTCGTGCTTGCTGGTCTTATCCAAGTTTCAGCCGGTGTCTTCAAACTCGGTAAATTTATTCGCATCGTTCCCTACCCTGTAATGATAGGATTTGTGAACGGCTTAGCGATTGTCATCTTCCTTGCTCAGTTGGGTCAATTCCAAACACCTGATGCAAATGGTGTGATGACTTGGTTACCTCAAAACCAGCTATTACTCATGTTAGGCTTAGTCGCGCTAACCATGGCGATCATTCAGTTCTTACCAAAACTTACGACAGCGATCCCCTCTTCACTAGCCGCAATTTTGACGGTAACGTTACTGGTTACCTTCTTGAACTTAGATACTCGTACCGTTCTCGACTTTCTTAAAGCCATGAGTGGCAACGACAACGCGACGATTGCAGGTAGTCTACCGACCTTCTCAATTCCTGCTGTCGAGTTTACGTTAGAGACCTTATATATCATTTTGCCTTACTCACTTATTCTTGCTGCTGTAGGTCTAATTGAATCATTACTAACGCTGACCGTTATTGATGAGATGACCGGCACACGTGGCCGCGGCAACAAAGAGTGTATTGGTCAAGGTGTTGGTAATATCACTAGTGGTTTCTTTGGCGCCATGGGTGGCTGCGCCATGATTGGTCAGTCGATGATTAATATTAATTCTGGCGGTCGTGGACGTTTATCGGGTATTACCGCTGCTGTTGCGCTACTTGCTTTCATTTTGTTTGGTTCAGCACTTATCGAAATGATCCCGCTAGCCGCCTTGGTCGGTGTGATGTTTATGGTGGTCTTAGGTACATTTGAGTGGGCTAGCTTTAAAGTTATGCGCAAAGTACCAAAACACGACGCCTTCGTTATTATTCTAGTGACGATTGTTACCGTATTTACCGATTTAGCGTTCGCGGTATTCGTAGGCGTTATCGTTTCTGCGTTGGTATTTGCATGGGAACATGCCAAGCATATCAACGTTGAGGTAAGCGAAGATCAAAATGGTTGGAAAGTATATAAGCTTAACGGCCCGCTATTCTTTGGTTCAGTTGCGGAATTCCTAGAGCTATTCCACGCTAAAACCGATCCACAGGATGTTATCGTCGATTTCCAAAACTCACGAGTGTGTGATCACTCAGCCCTCGATGCTATCGATACTCTAGCCGAGCGATATGTCGGGGCTGGTAAACGTTTGCACTTACGCCATTTAAGCCGTGACTGTAAGAAGCTGCTTGATAAGGCCGGTGATTTAGTTGAGGTAAACTTGATTGAAGATCCCCACTATAAAGTGGCTGACGATAAGCTCGACTCGTAA